A single region of the Labeo rohita strain BAU-BD-2019 chromosome 3, IGBB_LRoh.1.0, whole genome shotgun sequence genome encodes:
- the hoxb4a gene encoding homeobox protein Hox-B4a codes for MAMSSYLINSNYVDPKFPPCEEYSQSDYLPSHSPDYYSAQRQDPSFQHESIYHQRSGCADPPYSSCQGSGQPAAVISPRGHVLPTTALSTPLPEPSHHCDSVTPSPPPACGQTPTSQNTSTVTSRKDPVVYPWMKKVHVNIVSPNYSGGEPKRSRTAYTRQQVLELEKEFHYNRYLTRRRRVEIAHTLCLSERQIKIWFQNRRMKWKKDHKLPNTKIRSSSANTNSSSGPTLGSNQNRASGPPPSL; via the exons ATGGCCATGAGTTCCTATTTGATCAACTCCAACTATGTGGACCCTAAGTTTCCACCCTGCGAGGAATATTCCCAGAGCGACTACCTTCCCAGTCACTCTCCGGACTACTACAGCGCCCAGAGGCAAGACCCCTCGTTTCAGCATGAGTCGATCTACCACCAGCGGTCGGGCTGCGCCGACCCACCCTATTCATCGTGCCAGGGTTCGGGGCAGCCTGCCGCGGTCATCTCTCCGCGAGGTCACGTTCTACCCACAACCGCACTCTCGACCCCTCTCCCAGAACCGAGCCATCACTGCGACTCGGTAACTCCGAGCCCTCCGCCTGCCTGCGGTCAGACTCCCACTAGCCAAAACACTTCAACGGTCACTTCAAGAAAAGATCCCGTGGTATACCCCTGGATGAAAAAAGTCCACGTAAACATCG TGAGCCCGAACTATTCAGGGGGTGAACCCAAGCGCTCACGCACAGCCTACACGCGGCAGCAAGTCCTGGAATTGGAGAAAGAGTTCCATTACAACCGCTATCTGACTCGCAGACGGAGGGTGGAGATTGCCCATACACTATGCCTATCTGAACGACAGATTAAGATTTGGTTTCAGAACCGGCGCATGAAGTGGAAGAAGGACCATAAGCTTCCCAACACCAAAATACGCAGCAGCTCTGCCAACACTAATTCAAGCAGCGGCCCGACATTGGGCAGCAATCAGAACCGAGCAAGCGGACCTCCGCCAAGTCTATAG